A single window of Sulfitobacter sp. JL08 DNA harbors:
- a CDS encoding VPLPA-CTERM sorting domain-containing protein, giving the protein MMKRILMAAVAAMVVAPVSLSASTLSFSITGSNSEMYTSGSFIGTDVDGDGYISHDSTSSSNIDTIYLRVFGSVDTGYDALGDGTTEIVGYGYGIDTSSTRPPSFYDDIAFFRVAISNPYSPSISFLEAPFGDAGGYDFNGSVASAAYIFSRYELRDYASTPASVTSVVLSLGPPPPGCIPSNYTPPKCEPWRPDGLSPVPLPAALPMLLAGVGGLGFIARRRRKSQQKAA; this is encoded by the coding sequence ATGATGAAGAGAATTTTGATGGCGGCTGTAGCTGCGATGGTTGTGGCTCCGGTCTCTCTAAGTGCATCAACGTTGAGTTTTTCTATAACTGGATCTAACAGTGAAATGTACACATCAGGAAGTTTTATTGGAACTGACGTCGATGGGGATGGCTATATTAGTCACGATTCAACGTCATCTTCCAATATCGACACAATCTACCTTAGAGTATTCGGTAGCGTCGATACTGGATACGACGCACTCGGAGATGGCACTACTGAAATTGTAGGTTATGGGTATGGTATCGATACTTCGAGTACGAGACCACCATCATTTTATGACGATATTGCTTTTTTTAGGGTTGCGATATCCAACCCTTATTCACCGTCTATTTCATTCCTCGAAGCCCCGTTTGGTGACGCTGGGGGTTACGATTTTAATGGATCCGTAGCTAGTGCAGCATACATATTCTCCCGATACGAACTACGTGATTATGCCAGTACCCCAGCTTCAGTAACTTCGGTTGTTCTTTCACTAGGCCCTCCACCTCCCGGCTGCATACCAAGCAACTACACGCCACCGAAATGTGAACCGTGGCGTCCCGATGGTTTGTCGCCAGTACCCCTCCCTGCTGCCCTGCCGATGCTTCTGGCTGGCGTGGGCGGTCTTGGCTTCATTGCTCGCCGCAGGAGAAAGTCACAACAGAAAGCTGCCTAA
- a CDS encoding recombinase family protein — MNERDEMLEQYVVYKRVSTKGQGESGLGLEAQQRDIGLYLENYAPKEHKVIDTFTDVLSGASSDRPQLNKAIKMAKENNAILLIAKLDRLSRKVSFIATLMDDPKLMLRVAVMPNADKFQLHIYAALAEQEREFISTRTKAALKEAKARGVKLGGYREGTKKRHKALQVEALKRAQHVYPTIKAYRDSGLTLQQTADEMNRIGLKTARGGQWYPSTVRGVVDRVLDNA; from the coding sequence ATGAACGAGAGAGATGAGATGTTGGAACAGTACGTAGTTTACAAACGAGTAAGTACTAAAGGGCAGGGTGAATCAGGTCTTGGCTTGGAAGCTCAACAGCGTGACATTGGGCTGTATCTTGAGAACTACGCCCCCAAGGAACACAAGGTAATAGACACCTTTACTGATGTTCTATCAGGTGCCAGCAGTGACAGACCCCAGTTAAACAAGGCTATCAAGATGGCAAAGGAAAACAACGCTATCCTTTTGATTGCCAAGCTGGACCGACTTAGCAGAAAGGTCTCCTTTATCGCCACCCTGATGGATGATCCAAAGCTTATGCTTCGTGTGGCTGTCATGCCTAACGCAGACAAGTTCCAGCTTCACATATATGCAGCACTGGCAGAACAAGAGCGTGAGTTCATATCAACTCGAACCAAAGCTGCGCTGAAAGAAGCCAAGGCAAGGGGTGTTAAACTGGGTGGCTACCGGGAAGGCACAAAGAAACGACACAAGGCGTTGCAGGTTGAAGCCTTGAAGAGAGCGCAACACGTCTATCCAACGATCAAAGCCTATCGCGACAGTGGATTGACACTCCAGCAGACAGCAGATGAGATGAATCGTATTGGCTTGAAGACTGCCAGAGGGGGGCAATGGTATCCGTCAACTGTCAGGGGGGTGGTAGATAGGGTCTTGGATAATGCCTGA
- a CDS encoding DUF6538 domain-containing protein, producing MSHYPTSTLTKNKGKWYVFMTIPKELRPYFKDRTQLKRSTKTSDLTHAKAVQHDITTAMRAELDAARPDPLQKVADLMSWSLDELKAMMRDDPERLERMIIGQTVQPFIGEPEEDRAIISEQIRAEEAYKLFKATTEEKETTTKAPKLSEVAEEFFASKPYDKLKTEMDAKLSVGQFIEFAGDLPVDQIETRTGNRWHDSMSGLAYKTIKKKSSYISRLLDWSVRKDKIERNPFRDITIDYKLGTPTKHFIPFEQSELHELFALSMPDHLKTLLTTLMVTGCRLDEITLLEWDEVKVKDGIKYFDLTKSIVKTTGSKRLVPCPTVIEHLYPVVAGKTGQVFPQFKRDADGKAQSPASKALMKYVRKVTPDRQKVVHSLRGNLKDLLRDAGVPEDVNNFITGHSSGDVAGSYGSGPSLKVRADALNSVEHPWLRTR from the coding sequence GTGTCGCATTACCCAACATCGACCCTGACTAAGAACAAGGGAAAGTGGTACGTCTTCATGACAATACCCAAGGAGCTACGGCCTTATTTTAAAGATCGAACCCAGTTGAAGCGAAGCACCAAGACCTCTGATTTGACCCATGCAAAAGCTGTACAGCACGACATAACCACAGCGATGAGGGCAGAGCTGGACGCTGCCAGACCTGATCCGTTGCAAAAGGTGGCTGACCTGATGTCGTGGTCCTTGGATGAGCTGAAAGCCATGATGCGCGATGATCCAGAAAGATTAGAACGAATGATAATAGGTCAAACTGTTCAGCCATTCATTGGCGAACCAGAGGAAGACCGTGCTATTATATCTGAGCAGATCAGGGCAGAAGAAGCTTACAAGCTTTTCAAAGCGACCACTGAAGAAAAAGAAACCACCACGAAGGCACCTAAGCTGTCAGAAGTGGCAGAAGAATTCTTTGCCAGCAAGCCATACGACAAATTGAAAACAGAAATGGATGCCAAGCTGTCGGTCGGTCAGTTTATCGAATTCGCTGGTGATCTGCCTGTTGACCAAATTGAGACCCGGACAGGCAACAGGTGGCACGACAGCATGTCCGGTCTGGCCTATAAAACCATCAAGAAAAAGAGTTCGTACATCAGTCGATTGCTGGATTGGTCTGTACGAAAAGACAAGATTGAAAGAAATCCGTTCAGAGACATAACGATTGATTACAAACTCGGGACACCAACGAAACATTTCATCCCATTTGAACAGTCAGAATTGCATGAACTATTTGCTCTATCTATGCCAGATCATTTGAAAACCTTGTTGACTACGCTCATGGTGACAGGGTGTCGCTTGGATGAAATCACCTTGCTTGAATGGGACGAGGTGAAGGTGAAAGACGGGATCAAGTATTTCGATCTGACCAAATCAATTGTTAAGACAACTGGATCAAAGAGGCTTGTCCCCTGCCCTACAGTGATCGAACATTTGTATCCCGTTGTAGCTGGTAAAACTGGTCAGGTGTTCCCCCAATTTAAACGTGACGCAGACGGGAAGGCTCAAAGTCCAGCCAGTAAGGCTCTGATGAAATATGTTCGTAAGGTCACACCGGACAGGCAGAAGGTTGTTCATTCACTACGGGGTAACTTGAAAGACCTCTTACGTGATGCTGGCGTACCAGAGGACGTTAACAACTTCATAACGGGTCATTCGAGTGGGGATGTTGCCGGGTCTTATGGCTCTGGTCCCAGCTTGAAAGTCAGAGCAGACGCATTGAACTCGGTGGAACACCCTTGGCTAAGAACAAGGTGA
- a CDS encoding DUF2059 domain-containing protein encodes MPRPLLILSKALVLGLVLSLGSFWPAQAADRARLEAFLTVTGFDVALESIKLSAASAPEMLGLDTDAFGDDWTRLADDIFETETLHDMALDILEQTLSDDLLAHAAEFYASDLGQRLVVAENASHMMEDDTAKSAQGEAIVAQLVADGSDRLNSLNRMNAAIDTAGHGVRALQEIQLRFLMAAAAAGVIELRIDIEDLRGMMREQEGELRRAMQKSGLSGAAYTYRDFSDAEVLAYAKALEHPDMKLVYELMNAVQYEIMANRFEKLAARMADLHPGTEL; translated from the coding sequence ATGCCCCGCCCTCTTCTTATCCTTTCCAAAGCCCTGGTTCTGGGGCTGGTTCTGTCTCTGGGGTCGTTCTGGCCGGCGCAGGCCGCCGATCGTGCCCGGCTTGAGGCGTTTTTGACCGTGACAGGATTTGATGTCGCGCTGGAAAGCATCAAGCTTTCGGCGGCATCGGCGCCTGAAATGCTGGGGCTGGATACGGACGCGTTCGGTGATGACTGGACCCGCCTTGCCGACGATATCTTTGAAACGGAAACCCTGCATGACATGGCGCTGGACATTCTGGAACAGACGCTCAGCGACGATTTACTGGCCCATGCGGCCGAATTTTATGCCTCGGATCTGGGGCAGCGGCTGGTGGTGGCGGAAAACGCATCGCACATGATGGAGGACGATACCGCCAAATCCGCGCAGGGCGAGGCGATCGTGGCGCAGCTGGTTGCGGACGGGTCTGACCGGCTTAACAGCCTGAACCGGATGAATGCGGCCATTGATACGGCGGGCCACGGGGTGCGGGCGTTGCAGGAAATCCAGTTGCGGTTTCTGATGGCGGCAGCGGCGGCGGGCGTGATCGAACTGCGCATCGACATAGAAGACCTGCGCGGCATGATGCGCGAGCAGGAGGGTGAACTGCGCCGTGCCATGCAAAAATCCGGCCTGTCGGGGGCGGCCTATACCTACCGCGATTTTTCCGATGCCGAAGTTCTTGCCTATGCCAAGGCGTTGGAACATCCCGATATGAAACTGGTCTATGAATTGATGAACGCCGTGCAGTACGAGATTATGGCGAACCGGTTCGAAAAACTGGCCGCACGTATGGCCGATCTGCATCCGGGAACCGAATTGTGA
- a CDS encoding DUF2059 domain-containing protein, whose product MNVIWSRICAASAVLLISASCLMAQGTARVTLLMDALKMAEMMQIVRTEGLDYARDLNADMLDGQGSGFWASQVDRIYDIHRMSETTRAGLANALQGSDLDATLAFFQTPAGERIVALENAARGAMGDDDIEEIARQNYRDLAQDGGNRLDLIRAFVTANDLLERNVSGALTSNYQFFRGLSDGNAFDMSEDEMIAEVWAQEEEIRADTEEWLMGYLLMAYQPLSDEELEAYIAFSRTDAGQALNRGLFDGFNAMYTDISYALGRAVALELAASEL is encoded by the coding sequence GTGAACGTGATCTGGTCCCGTATTTGTGCCGCGAGCGCGGTCCTGTTGATCTCTGCCTCCTGCCTGATGGCACAGGGCACCGCGCGCGTCACGTTGTTGATGGACGCATTGAAGATGGCAGAGATGATGCAGATCGTGCGCACCGAGGGGCTTGATTACGCGCGCGATCTGAATGCCGACATGCTGGACGGGCAGGGCAGCGGGTTCTGGGCCAGCCAGGTCGACAGGATTTACGATATCCACCGCATGAGCGAAACCACCCGCGCCGGGCTGGCGAACGCGCTGCAGGGCAGCGATCTGGATGCAACGCTGGCATTTTTCCAGACACCTGCCGGTGAACGCATCGTGGCCCTTGAAAACGCCGCGCGCGGCGCGATGGGGGATGATGACATCGAAGAAATCGCGCGCCAGAATTATCGCGACCTGGCGCAAGACGGCGGCAACCGACTGGATCTGATCCGCGCCTTTGTCACTGCAAACGATCTGCTGGAGCGGAATGTCAGCGGCGCCCTGACTTCAAACTACCAGTTTTTCCGCGGTTTGAGCGACGGCAACGCCTTTGACATGAGCGAAGACGAAATGATTGCCGAAGTCTGGGCGCAAGAGGAAGAGATACGTGCCGACACGGAAGAGTGGCTGATGGGATATCTTTTGATGGCCTATCAACCGCTGAGCGATGAGGAATTGGAAGCCTATATCGCGTTTTCGCGCACCGATGCAGGACAAGCGCTGAACCGCGGGCTGTTTGACGGTTTCAACGCCATGTACACCGATATTTCCTATGCGCTCGGACGGGCTGTCGCGCTGGAACTGGCCGCCAGCGAATTATAA
- a CDS encoding Hint domain-containing protein codes for MALFTLQYVYQLSDFLTTGANITPPDEQGARAQGSPPFTMTLDPSATPLQIVIDDDDALLHETTGSDPSQPLASDITIDGVLYPAGSHVVVNYVLTDNNGFEGFSITIGDQNSGNNTTTAFITTQPMVPGQQYVFTQEDNIGGNGARSYSEFACFTSATLIDTPTGVRRVGVLVAGDLVDTLHHGAQPVRWVGRRSVPGMGAMAPVRICKGTLGASRDLLISPNHRMLITGAHAQLYMGCDTVLVAAKHLVNGCSVKRSPMGFVTYVHIMFDDHEIVRTQGCDSESYYVGDTARSDAALEQAAEVLALFPDLAPRLPRKLARPEARAHEASLLAQML; via the coding sequence ATGGCTCTTTTTACGCTGCAATATGTCTATCAACTGTCCGATTTCCTGACCACAGGTGCCAATATCACGCCGCCGGATGAACAAGGCGCGCGCGCTCAGGGATCGCCGCCCTTCACGATGACACTTGATCCGTCAGCCACGCCGTTGCAAATCGTGATCGACGATGACGATGCGCTGCTTCACGAAACAACCGGTTCGGACCCGTCGCAACCGCTGGCCAGCGACATTACGATTGACGGTGTTCTGTATCCCGCAGGCAGCCATGTCGTGGTTAATTATGTGCTGACCGACAACAACGGGTTCGAAGGGTTTTCCATAACCATTGGCGACCAGAATTCCGGCAACAACACAACCACAGCCTTTATCACCACACAGCCCATGGTGCCCGGGCAGCAATATGTCTTTACGCAAGAGGACAATATCGGTGGCAACGGGGCGCGCAGCTACAGTGAATTTGCCTGCTTCACCAGCGCAACCCTGATTGATACGCCAACAGGGGTGCGCAGGGTTGGCGTTCTGGTCGCGGGCGATCTTGTCGATACCCTGCATCACGGGGCGCAACCGGTGCGCTGGGTCGGGCGCCGCAGCGTTCCGGGCATGGGGGCCATGGCACCTGTTCGGATCTGCAAGGGCACGTTGGGGGCATCGCGCGATCTGCTGATTTCGCCCAACCATCGCATGCTGATCACAGGCGCGCATGCGCAACTTTACATGGGATGCGATACCGTACTTGTCGCGGCCAAACACCTTGTGAACGGGTGCAGTGTCAAACGCAGCCCAATGGGGTTTGTCACTTACGTGCACATCATGTTTGACGATCATGAGATTGTGCGCACCCAGGGTTGCGACAGTGAAAGCTATTATGTCGGCGACACGGCGCGCAGCGATGCCGCCTTGGAACAGGCCGCCGAAGTGCTTGCGCTGTTTCCCGATCTGGCACCGCGCCTGCCCCGCAAGCTGGCCCGCCCCGAAGCCCGCGCCCACGAGGCGAGCCTTCTGGCACAGATGTTGTAA
- a CDS encoding 50S ribosomal protein L21, which yields MFAVLKTGGKQYKVQSGDTLRVEKLAADAGETVQFNEILMLGGDKPVVGAPLVADAGVQAEVVDQIKGDKLIHFVKRRRKHGSQRTKGHRQKLTLIRVTEILAKGADKSGVKAAIGAGSVSAVAVAAAAPKKSAKKADTKAKAETKAEASKKAAAPKAAAKSAAADDLKQLSGVGPALEKKLHSAGVTTFAQVAAWTEADVAAMDEQLSFKGRIEREGWIEQAKELAKG from the coding sequence ATGTTTGCGGTCCTCAAGACCGGCGGCAAGCAGTACAAAGTTCAATCGGGCGATACGCTTCGTGTTGAAAAACTGGCTGCAGACGCTGGCGAAACAGTACAATTCAACGAAATTCTGATGCTGGGCGGTGACAAGCCGGTCGTTGGCGCGCCATTGGTGGCAGATGCCGGCGTACAGGCCGAAGTGGTCGACCAGATCAAGGGCGACAAGCTGATCCATTTCGTCAAGCGCCGCCGCAAGCACGGTTCGCAGCGCACCAAGGGCCATCGCCAAAAGCTGACCCTGATCCGCGTGACCGAAATTCTGGCCAAAGGTGCAGACAAATCCGGCGTGAAAGCCGCGATCGGCGCAGGTTCGGTATCCGCTGTTGCGGTCGCTGCCGCTGCCCCGAAGAAATCTGCGAAAAAGGCCGACACAAAGGCGAAAGCCGAGACAAAGGCCGAGGCATCCAAAAAGGCTGCGGCCCCGAAAGCCGCTGCAAAATCCGCCGCTGCTGACGATCTCAAGCAACTGTCCGGTGTTGGCCCCGCGCTCGAGAAAAAGCTGCATTCCGCAGGCGTGACCACATTTGCCCAGGTGGCAGCGTGGACAGAGGCGGATGTCGCTGCTATGGACGAGCAACTGTCGTTCAAAGGCCGGATCGAGCGTGAAGGCTGGATCGAACAGGCCAAAGAACTGGCTAAAGGCTAA
- the rpmA gene encoding 50S ribosomal protein L27, with translation MAHKKAGGSSRNGRDSAGRRLGVKLYGGQSAISGNIIVRQRGTKFWPGEGVGMGKDHTIFATVDGAVTFHKGLKNRTFISVMPVAEAAE, from the coding sequence ATGGCACATAAAAAAGCAGGCGGTTCATCCCGTAACGGTCGCGACTCTGCGGGTCGTCGTCTTGGTGTAAAGCTGTACGGTGGCCAGTCGGCTATTTCCGGCAACATCATCGTGCGTCAGCGCGGCACCAAATTCTGGCCGGGCGAGGGCGTTGGCATGGGCAAGGATCATACGATCTTTGCAACTGTTGACGGCGCAGTGACCTTTCACAAGGGCCTTAAAAACCGCACATTCATTTCGGTCATGCCGGTGGCAGAGGCCGCTGAATAA
- a CDS encoding LysE family translocator encodes MGVAAASFLVFAASQVGTPGPANMALLATGARYGFRAALPFVAGVALGKQLVIWPVGFGLMELSARAPWVFETLKWVSAAYILWLAWKVANLRLGPQGTRSTAPGFLAGLIVHPLNPKAWGMIIAGFTGFVAIGTPPLQATATIAAILLACQMVLHPIWAFAGDRIAATVAGTAAETYLMWTLAALTAASVLFVLFAGGANA; translated from the coding sequence ATGGGCGTTGCCGCCGCCAGTTTCCTTGTTTTTGCCGCCAGTCAGGTCGGCACGCCGGGTCCGGCCAATATGGCCCTGCTGGCAACAGGCGCGCGCTATGGGTTTCGCGCCGCACTGCCTTTCGTGGCCGGTGTCGCGCTCGGCAAACAACTGGTAATCTGGCCCGTCGGTTTTGGGCTGATGGAACTGTCTGCCCGCGCACCATGGGTGTTTGAAACGCTGAAATGGGTTTCCGCCGCCTATATCCTTTGGCTGGCATGGAAAGTGGCCAACCTGCGCCTTGGGCCGCAGGGCACGCGCAGCACCGCACCGGGATTTCTGGCAGGGCTGATCGTTCATCCATTGAACCCCAAGGCATGGGGCATGATCATCGCGGGCTTTACCGGATTTGTCGCCATCGGCACACCGCCCTTGCAGGCCACGGCCACCATCGCGGCCATTTTGCTGGCCTGCCAGATGGTGCTGCACCCGATCTGGGCCTTTGCCGGTGATCGCATCGCCGCCACCGTTGCGGGGACGGCGGCGGAAACCTACCTGATGTGGACACTGGCGGCGCTAACCGCCGCCTCTGTCCTCTTTGTGTTGTTCGCAGGAGGAGCAAACGCATGA